A segment of the Bacillus sp. SM2101 genome:
TGATGGTGTACACTTGTCATTAGATTTAGATGGCTTGGATCCTCATGATGCTCCAGGTGTAGGCACACCAGTAATTGGTGGGATAAGCTATCGTGAGAGCCATTTAGCAATGGAAATGTTAGCAGAAGCAAATATTATTACATCTGCTGAATTTGTTGAAGTAAACCCTATACTTGATGAAAGAAATACTACAGCTACTGTTGCAGTAGCATTAATTGGCTCGCTATTTGGAGAAAAACTACTTTAATGAAAGATGTATGGACTGTGTTTTTAGGTGGAGTGAAATCTCCACCTAATTTTATTAGGAAACACGTTGACTATAGATAATATAATATATTAGAAATGATTGCTTACTATAAACTCTCTCTTTATTACGAACTTTCCCTTCCTATATCATCGAATTTTGTAATCCTCATGGAAATTATACTATTTTAAACACACCCTTCCTTAATTTTGTTAAAATATTTATATGCATATTTTGAAACCTTTTATAAGTTAGAGACGTAAATAAGCTAGCCGCATGGAGCGGGGGTATGAATGATATGGAAACAATTGTTAAAAAAAGAATAAAACAAGTTATTAAAGGAGATCAAAACGCATTTGCAGAAATTGTAGAAATTTATAAAGATAAAGTATTTCAATTATGCTATAGAATGCTCGGAAATCGTCATGAGGCTGAGGATATTGCCCAAGAAGCTTTTATTCGTGCATATACAAATATTCAAAGCTTTAATCAAGATCTCAAATTCTCGACTTGGTTATACCGAATTGCTACAAATCTTTCAATTGATAGAATTAGGAAAAAGAAACCAGACTATTATTTAGATGCAGAAGTTTCTGGAACAGACGGGCTGACTATGTATTCTAATGTAGCTGCCGATGAAGCTTTGCCTGAAGAAGAGCTTGAGAGACTAGAATTACATGAAACCATCCAAGGTGAAATATTGAAGCTTCCAGAAAAATATCGTACAGTCATCGTATTGAAATATATTGATGAATTACCTTTGAAGGAAATTAGTAAAATATTGGATTTACCTATAGGTACCGTAAAGACACGGATTCATCGTGGTAGAGAAGCATTAAGAAACCAACTTCGAAATGTATAATGAAGGGGTGATTAAAAATGAAATGTCCTGAGAACATTGTTTATTTAATGCATGAATATTTAGATGAAGATATTTCACTAGAAGATAAAAACTTGTTAATTGATCATGTGAAAAGTTGTGAAGACTGTGAGGCGCACTTCCATGAACTTAAAAAATCAATTGCGCTCGTCCAAAGTATTTCACATGTAGAGGCACCTAGCAATTTCACAAATAACGTCATGCAAAGTTTGCCTAAAGAAAAACGATCAGCTGGCGCAAGGCGTTGGTTGAGAAATCATCCTTTTCTAACAGCGGCATCGCTTTTTATCGTCTTAATGGCAGGTAGTATTTTTTCAAACTGGACAGAGGATGACCAGTTTTCTGTATCTAAGCAACCGAATCTAATTATCCAAAACACTACTGTGACCGTTCCAGAAGGTGAAATAGTTGAAGGGCCAGTCATTGTAAAAAATGGTACGCTCAAAATAGAAGGGGAAATTAACGGTGATGCAACAGTGATTAATGGAGATCAGTATCTTGCTTCTGCTGGTAATGTTACGGGCGAAATTAAGGAAATTAATGAATTATTTGAATGGTTATGGTATCATCTAAAGGATATTGCAAAGGATACAGTAAATCTATTTGACCAAGATCAGTCAAAGTAGATACAGAATAATGAGGGTCATCTTAATAAAGATGCCCTTTTTTTCTAAGGTTGTTTTCGCAGTAATTGTTGGTTTGTGCAATAAGAGCTAAACGCGAATACCTCTAAGCGAGGGGCATCTTTTCTCCTCTAAAACTATGTAAACCATATAATATTCACCATTTACTCAAATTAAAGTAGAAAAAGGAACAAGGTTTACGAAAAGAGCGTCTATTTTTTTATGAAATGAAGGCCCCATATAGCTTTTTTGTAAATTTCACGTTGGCTACAACGTTTGCGAAAAAACTTAATACTAATAATAATATATAATACATTATTTTAGGTTTAATTAGGTTTGGTATGATATATGCTATAATAGTCATATTTATATAGAAGAGTAAGTCAAGTACTTGAATAATGGAGGAAGTGTGAGAATGTCTTCAGAGGGTCTCTCAATCTTTAATTATCTAGGTATTATCGTCGATATTCTCGTTGTTTGGTATGTTATCTATAAGCTAATAATGGTCGTACGAGGAACGAGAGCTGTACAGCTTCTCAAAGGAATCACTGTTATTATAACCATTCACATATTAAGTCAGTATTTAGGCTTAAAAACGTTAGGATGGTTAATGAATCAAGTGATAACATGGGGATTTTTAGCTATCATTATTATTTTTCAGCCTGAGCTCCGTCGTGCACTAGAACAATTAGGACGAGGTAGATTCTTTTCAAGAATTACGATTAATGAGGAAGAAGAACAAGCAAACTCGATTGAAGCCATTGTAAAAGCTACAGATTATATGGCAAAACGTCGTATTGGCGCTTTGATTACGATTGAGCGTGAAACAGGGATGAGCGATTATATTGAAACAGGAATACCACTTCATGCTAAGGTTTCTTCGGAATTGCTTATCAATATTTTTATCCCAAATACACCACTTCATGATGGCGCAGTCGTGTTACAAAATAATCAAGTATCTGCAGCTGCGTGTTATTTACCATTGTCAGAAAGTCCATTTATATCTAAAGAGCTTGGAACGAGGCATCGAGCAGCGCTAGGTGTGAGTGAAGTAACGGATAGCCTTACGATCGTTGTTTCAGAAGAAACTGGTAGTGTTTCTCTAACTAAGAATGGTGAATTACATAGAGATTTAACACAAGATTCTTTTCGAGAACTTCTTACAAATGAACTAAAACCAACTCAAAACCAAGCTACTTCTACTCGTTGGCAATGGAGGTGGCAAAAAAATGGATAGGTTCATGA
Coding sequences within it:
- the sigW gene encoding RNA polymerase sigma factor SigW, translated to METIVKKRIKQVIKGDQNAFAEIVEIYKDKVFQLCYRMLGNRHEAEDIAQEAFIRAYTNIQSFNQDLKFSTWLYRIATNLSIDRIRKKKPDYYLDAEVSGTDGLTMYSNVAADEALPEEELERLELHETIQGEILKLPEKYRTVIVLKYIDELPLKEISKILDLPIGTVKTRIHRGREALRNQLRNV
- a CDS encoding anti-sigma factor gives rise to the protein MKCPENIVYLMHEYLDEDISLEDKNLLIDHVKSCEDCEAHFHELKKSIALVQSISHVEAPSNFTNNVMQSLPKEKRSAGARRWLRNHPFLTAASLFIVLMAGSIFSNWTEDDQFSVSKQPNLIIQNTTVTVPEGEIVEGPVIVKNGTLKIEGEINGDATVINGDQYLASAGNVTGEIKEINELFEWLWYHLKDIAKDTVNLFDQDQSK
- the cdaA gene encoding diadenylate cyclase CdaA; this translates as MSSEGLSIFNYLGIIVDILVVWYVIYKLIMVVRGTRAVQLLKGITVIITIHILSQYLGLKTLGWLMNQVITWGFLAIIIIFQPELRRALEQLGRGRFFSRITINEEEEQANSIEAIVKATDYMAKRRIGALITIERETGMSDYIETGIPLHAKVSSELLINIFIPNTPLHDGAVVLQNNQVSAAACYLPLSESPFISKELGTRHRAALGVSEVTDSLTIVVSEETGSVSLTKNGELHRDLTQDSFRELLTNELKPTQNQATSTRWQWRWQKNG